The following nucleotide sequence is from Mycobacterium sp. Z3061.
CTGGAATAGGCGACGACGGCGTGGCCGGGAGCCGACGCCCCGACGTTGTACATGGTTTGCACCGCGCTGTTGAACCCGGCGGCGAAGTTCAGCCCGGTCGGGTTTGTGGAAAGCGGGGCCAGCATCGGGAAGGCGGGCAGGCCGAGCGTCCAGACCAGGGGGCCGCCCAGATACAGCAATCCCGCCGGGATCTGCGGCAAGTCCTCGAACAAGCCGGCGTTGATCTCGTTGAGCCCGGGCAGCACGACGGCGGCCGGTTGTCCCGCGTAAGCCACCAGCGCCGCCGCCGTTTCCTGCGTCCTGATCATCTGCGAGTCGAAGATCCCACCGAAGATGCCCTGGCCGTTCAGCACGTTGGCGATGTTGGCCGCCTGCAGGACGCCCGTCGCGTCCAGCGGAGGGCCGGGTATCGCCGTGTCGAGGATGCCGGCCACGTTGCTCGCCGTCTGACCGTGCCGGACGAACTCGATGGTGACCAGTTGGTCGTTGAGGACGGGGACGGTGGAACCGCCGAGGCCGATGAACAGGCCGGGATAACCACGGGTGCCGAAGGCCCCGGTCGGGTTACCGGCCCCGCCGGCGCCGCCGTACCCTCCGTCGCCGAACAACAGCGCCTGGCCGCCGGCGCCGCCGGCACCACCGGGATCGGTGATGAGCAACGCCGCACCGCCCAGGCCGCCCCGTCCGCCATTGCCCATCAGCAGGCCGCCGACGCCACCCGTGCCGCCCGCACCGCCGGCCCAACCGGTACCGCCGATCCCACCGGTGCCGATCAGCCCGGCGTTTCCGCCGATCCCACCGGTCAGAGGCAGCGGACCGCCGGTCGGGGAATAGCCGGGGCCGCCGTCGCCGAGCAGGAACCCGCCGGCCCCGCCGTTGGGTGAGGCAGCGGTTCCGGCAGCCCCGTTGCCGATCAGGTCGCGCCCGAACAATGCCCGGGTGGGCGCGTTGAGGATCGGATCGATCGCCTCGCCCAGCGGGCTGAAGATCCATGCCTGTCCGGCCGAGTGAACGGGCTTGTAGACGAGGGCCTGGAACGCGCCGGATGTGAATTCGTTCAGCGCTTCCACGGGCGCGGCGGCGAACCCTCCGCCGAGCAGAGTGGCCTCCAGTTGCGTCAGGATCGCCGCCTCGGCACCGCCGTAGGACGCCGCTGCCGCGCCCAGGTTCTTCACGAATTCCTGGTGATACGCCGCCGCCTGGACCGCTGCCGCGCGGTATTCGGTGGCGTGCGTTCCGAACAGCGCCGCGATGGCGACAGACACCTCGTCGGCAGCCGCCGCGGCCAGCTGGGTCGTGGGGATCGCCGCGGCCACATTGCCGGCGCCGACGGCCGCTCCGATCTGCGCGGCCTGCGCCGACGCAGTTTCGATCATGTCCAGTCCCGCAACCACAAACGACATTTCGCTACTCCTCGATGCGTAATTAAGCCCGACCGACATCTTGGCACCAGCCACCGAAAAAAGATGCGGAATCGACGAGTTTTTCTGCGCTGTCAGGAGTCGCGTAGTGCCGCGATCCCGTTATCCAGTGCGGCCTCCAGATAAGAGAGGTCGCCGG
It contains:
- a CDS encoding PE domain-containing protein, giving the protein MSFVVAGLDMIETASAQAAQIGAAVGAGNVAAAIPTTQLAAAAADEVSVAIAALFGTHATEYRAAAVQAAAYHQEFVKNLGAAAASYGGAEAAILTQLEATLLGGGFAAAPVEALNEFTSGAFQALVYKPVHSAGQAWIFSPLGEAIDPILNAPTRALFGRDLIGNGAAGTAASPNGGAGGFLLGDGGPGYSPTGGPLPLTGGIGGNAGLIGTGGIGGTGWAGGAGGTGGVGGLLMGNGGRGGLGGAALLITDPGGAGGAGGQALLFGDGGYGGAGGAGNPTGAFGTRGYPGLFIGLGGSTVPVLNDQLVTIEFVRHGQTASNVAGILDTAIPGPPLDATGVLQAANIANVLNGQGIFGGIFDSQMIRTQETAAALVAYAGQPAAVVLPGLNEINAGLFEDLPQIPAGLLYLGGPLVWTLGLPAFPMLAPLSTNPTGLNFAAGFNSAVQTMYNVGASAPGHAVVAYSSALTIETGTMMMVDNPNPLFLITHTLPNTGVVVVQGSPATGWTMLSYDGVPVGPASLPTQLFVDVRNFVTAPQYAGYDIGTALLTGNPATIVNAVRDGVREVATATVHFPFAIAETLIGV